The Geomonas ferrireducens genome includes a window with the following:
- a CDS encoding right-handed parallel beta-helix repeat-containing protein, which produces MKKSLRLSMMLLGFMLFGYLQQAQATTYYVDFDYGSDAANGLATTSSWKNIPGTKTTGNGGFLSAGGWKRLVAGDVLVVKGGTKHTSQGGGMIQIDSTWYDNGTASSPITIKGDPTWGTGQSIIDGSGITVPNWSGLVNISKRDYIVFDGGANGIKVQNSGYNGFQTTGNYNTLRNVEVYNSIWANVIFVSPSYPTTFLQGATIERVVAHKTGINDDWAANIFLTYVNNAVISNCTAYDSNTGSDGIHLGSCTNSWVLNCIVHNNGEQGVDVSKDGDNKYRDDSWNVTVRDCIGYSNYKQNFDSNSSSRDIYFINNTAWDTAESEKGDGNFQVYEGGNRVFFINNTSAASNDFGYGIAWWGAYYNLASGTYNIYLINNVSSGDTGKSVQVENDYSGRSYSVKYYNSLFNSTYGGYVVTDKSANYTSSNVVSATGGWNGVSCMSSDPLYTLLGSTWDTTNLQLQSSSPALNKGVFPFTTSASGSGTTITLNKLVSDIDARMVFRPGDTIQIEGSGRYQIASVPSANQVTLTTVATWQSGKGVWMPWPNQKLDIGVIKAPTTSAKTPSAPVLLSAS; this is translated from the coding sequence ATGAAGAAGTCGTTGAGACTTTCCATGATGTTGCTCGGTTTCATGCTGTTCGGCTACCTGCAGCAGGCCCAGGCAACCACTTACTACGTCGATTTCGACTACGGCAGCGACGCCGCGAACGGCCTCGCCACCACCTCGAGCTGGAAGAACATTCCCGGGACCAAAACCACCGGCAACGGCGGCTTTCTGAGCGCCGGCGGCTGGAAACGCCTGGTGGCCGGGGACGTGCTGGTTGTGAAGGGAGGGACGAAGCACACCTCGCAGGGCGGCGGCATGATCCAGATCGACTCCACCTGGTACGATAACGGCACAGCCTCCAGCCCGATCACCATCAAGGGGGACCCCACCTGGGGGACCGGACAGAGCATAATCGACGGTTCCGGCATTACCGTCCCCAACTGGTCCGGGCTCGTCAACATCTCGAAAAGGGATTACATCGTCTTCGATGGCGGGGCCAACGGTATCAAGGTGCAGAACTCCGGCTACAACGGTTTCCAGACCACCGGCAATTACAACACCCTGCGTAACGTGGAGGTGTACAACTCGATATGGGCGAACGTGATCTTCGTCTCCCCCAGCTACCCGACCACCTTCTTGCAGGGAGCAACCATCGAACGCGTCGTCGCCCACAAAACCGGGATCAACGACGACTGGGCCGCCAACATCTTCCTAACTTACGTCAACAACGCCGTGATCTCCAACTGCACCGCGTATGATTCCAACACAGGTTCCGACGGTATCCACCTGGGCTCCTGCACCAACAGCTGGGTGCTTAACTGCATCGTGCACAACAACGGCGAGCAGGGGGTCGACGTCTCCAAGGACGGTGACAACAAGTACCGCGACGACTCCTGGAATGTGACGGTGAGGGACTGCATCGGCTACAGCAACTACAAGCAGAACTTCGATTCCAACTCCTCCTCCCGCGACATCTACTTCATCAACAACACCGCCTGGGATACCGCCGAGAGCGAGAAGGGGGACGGCAACTTCCAGGTGTACGAAGGGGGTAACAGGGTCTTCTTCATCAACAACACAAGCGCCGCGAGCAACGACTTCGGCTACGGCATCGCCTGGTGGGGTGCCTATTACAATCTCGCTTCCGGCACCTACAACATCTACCTGATTAACAACGTCTCTTCCGGCGACACCGGCAAGAGCGTGCAGGTGGAGAACGACTACTCCGGCAGAAGTTACTCGGTCAAATACTACAACAGCCTTTTCAACTCCACATATGGCGGCTACGTGGTCACCGACAAGTCTGCAAACTACACTTCATCCAACGTAGTCAGTGCAACCGGTGGATGGAATGGGGTGTCCTGCATGTCCTCCGACCCGCTCTACACCTTGCTCGGGTCGACCTGGGACACCACGAACCTGCAACTGCAGTCGAGTTCTCCGGCGTTAAACAAGGGGGTGTTCCCCTTCACCACCTCGGCCTCCGGGTCCGGCACGACCATCACGCTGAACAAGTTGGTCTCCGACATCGACGCGCGCATGGTTTTCCGCCCCGGCGACACCATCCAGATCGAGGGGAGCGGTAGGTACCAGATCGCCTCCGTTCCGAGCGCTAACCAGGTCACCCTCACCACGGTGGCGACATGGCAGAGCGGCAAAGGCGTATGGATGCCGTGGCCGAACCAGAAGCTCGACATCGGGGTGATCAAGGCACCGACTACCTCCGCCAAGACCCCCTCCGCCCCGGTACTTCTCTCCGCATCCTGA